CGGCGAGGATCGTGTATTTGCGTTTGAAGACCACGGAGAGAAGGTCTCGTATGTTGGTGAAGTCAATGGGTTGATGCCGCTTCTCGGTCATGGTTTGTCAACCTCCCTTGGTTGTCACGGCGCCACCGTCACAGAGGAGCCGGAGTCGGGATAGACATTGGTAAAACCGCCCAGTGAATACCTGTAGGGATTCGAGAATTGCTGGAACCCGGGGAAACCTCCGGGGACAACCCTGTTGATGTATTCGTCCACGAACTTGTTCACCCTGGCAATGTTGGACTTGGGAACATAGACGATGTCATAGGGCATGAGGTAGATATCCTGGCTGAGGTCGGTTCCGTCAATGACCTTCCCGAGGTCGATGTTGGCCGCCATGGGTTTGCCTTCGAAGTCCTTGCGGATAACGATCACGTTCGAGAGCCGTGCCGTCTCGCGCAGCCCCCGCGCCTGGGCTATCGCCCTCATGACCGTCGTGGGACCCTTGATCTCGACCACGCCGGGGAGAAGGACCTCGCCGTCTACAAAGATCTTCTGGTCGGAGAAACCGCGCACCGTGATGACGATCTCCGGCCTTTTCAGTTCCGATGCGTACCGCTGTTTCAACTGGCCGGCCATCTCGCCCGGTGTCAGACCCGCGACCTTCATCTCCGGGGCCAGGGCAAGGGATATCCGTCCGTCGGGTCTTACCGTGACCCCTGTTTCGTTGTACTCGGCTCCGCCCACGAATTTGATGTCCAGAACATCCCCCGCGGCGATCACGTATTCCTTCTGGGGATAGGCCCGCGACTGCTGGTCCATCTGGTTGATGGATGCGGGATTGATGACGGAGTTTGGCGCGCACGCGGCAAGCAGCAACGCCGCCGCAATAACAAGCCCGAATGCTGGCATCTGAGGTCTCATTGTCTCCACCTCCTCATTTTTGCTTCACTTTCCGGTCACTCAATCCCGGAAACGTCCTGTCGTCGATGCTGTCGCCTGCCCTGTACATGTCCGCCCTGCCACCGAGATCGATGTATTGCGCAGGCTTACCGTTGCAGCTCACCAGCGCCCTCGTGCCATCCTTTTCGAGGATCACGCAACGGGAAGACCCGGCGAAACCCGGACACGGAACCGCGAGGGCCAACCCGAGAACGGCGGCTGCGGCTATCATGCATTGATCTCTCATTTTCACCTCCCGAGAGAAGTCACTGTCCCTTCAAGGCCCGATGGGGATCGTTTCGGAGCAGGCTACCGCCATTCAACCTCCCGGTCGTCCTGTGCATCGTCGTCCCGCGACGGGGACCTGTGCTTTCCCTGCATCCATTCACTGTTCACGGGCGGTGCCGGGAGGGCTCATCCCTCGCGCCGCTCCGCCCTCGTCATTCTTTCACCACCCGCCGGTCATCTTCCTGATGACCGACAGCAGTTCGCCGAAATCGGCATCCTTGTATGTCATGAACCGGGGTCTCAGTTCGTGCCCCAGGGCCACGATGTCCTTCTTCCTGTTCGGCAGTATCAAAACTATTTCAACGTTGCACAGGAAGTACCTCATGGAAAGGATGTCCATGAGGTCCTCCCTGTCGGAAACCAGGATGATGGCTATCACCCTGCCTTCGGCGGGAAGGCAAAGCCGCTGCTTCAGACTCGCGAGACTCCTGAAGAGCTCTATGTGTTCATCGAAGAGAAGAGGCTCCAGCACGCACCTGAGCTTCCTGGGAAGGTCCTCGCGGTTCTTGGCATAGAAGATCGTGTCGTAGCGTCTTTCGATGCCGGGCCGCACTTTCGAGTGTCTCTCGTTCACGCTGCGCTGTCTCATCGGTCTTTCCGCGTGTTTTGCATCCACAACGGTCACCGTGTATCAATAACCGTGCCATCCGTCGACCCTTTCGTAAAGCATTGACAGCAAAGGATTTGCGGGGGACGGGAACCGCGTTCCCCGGCAGCGTGGAATAGGGATATGTTCACTTTTCCGGGACGTCATCCAACAAAACTGGACTCTTTGAGGGTGCATTCCGGCATATCGACCGGGGAGAGGACAGGGTGCCTCGACACGCGGCGTGATTATCGGAACGTGAGAGTGAACGACTTGAGGCTCAGTGCCGTATGTTGTATTTCTTGAGAAGGCCGTAGAGTCTCGTCCGCGACAGTCTGGACAGGGCACATGCCTCCTTGATGCTGCCCGCCGACGAGGTCAAAAGATTCCTGAGGTACATCTCCTCGAGATCCGAATAGGCGGTCTGGCGGAATCTCTTCAGGCTCAGGATCTGCTGCGCCGCGCTCCGCCGGTCACCGTTGCCGCTCCCCACCGGGGCGCGATGGTCATCATCGAACAGTGATCTCGCGATCGTGATGCGCAGTTCCTGCGGCAGATGCACCGGGAAAAGCGTCTCTTCGTGGAACCCGGCCGCGCAGGCATGTTCGAGGACATGGAACAATTCTCTCACGTTTCCGGGCCAGTCGTACCGCGTGAGGTATTTCATGAACTCGTCGGAGAACTTCTTCGGCGCGACGCCGAAACGGCGACAGACCTTTCCCACGTAGAAGACGGCCATGTCCCTGATGTCCTCCGGATGCTGCCTTAAGGGAGGCAGGTGTATCGTCATGGCGCCGAGACGGTAAAGAAGGTCGCCCCTGAACTTCCCCTCCGCGACCATCTGCTCCAGGTTCTTGTTCGTCGCGGATATGAGTCTGAAATCGCTCTCCACTTCCTTTTGGCCTCCAACCGGCCGGAAGCGATGCTCCTGCAGCACCCGCAGAAATGTCTTTTGCAGCGGCAGCGGCAATTCCCCCATCTCGTCGAGGAACAGGGTTCCCCTGTGGGCCTGCCTGATGAGACCGTCCTGCGCTTTGTCCGCCCCGGTAAAAGCGCCCTTCGAGTGCCCGAAGAGTATGCTCTCCACGAGGGTTTCCGGCAAGGCCGTGCAATCGACTACCACAAAATTGTCCTGCGACCTCCTGCCGTTCAGGTGGATCGACAGGGCGAAGAGCTCCTTGCCCGTACCCGTTTCTCCCGTGATGAGAACGTTGAGGTCACTGTCGGCGGCTCGTTTGACCATATCCATCGCGGCCCTCATCGTGGGGCTGTTCCCGACAATGCCGTTGCGCTTGATCTCCGCCGTCCCCTCATTGCTCTGATGTTCCCTTCGATACTGCGCCACCCGCGTGAGGCATGCCGTCATCTCCTTCACGGAAGCCGGTTTGCGCGTATAATCCCAGGCCCCGTTCCGTATGGCCCGCTCCGCGCTCTCCGCTGTTCCGCTGTCAGCCAGGATGATGACCGTCGGCGATGACGGGGCGGCATGGATCTCATCCAGGATATCGAGCGGGCTTCCGTCGGGCAGTTCGGCATCGATGAAGATCACGTCGGGTGGGTTGGACGCGACCTTCTTGAGACATTCCGAGATGGTGTGTCCCGTCGATACGTCGTAACCGAGGTGAAGGGCGCATCCGGCCAGCATCTCGCTCGCCGGTCCTTCACCGTCAATGATGAGCACCCGGATCATGGCCCGCGATCTCCTCCCGAACCTGCATGAGGACATGTTCTCCCGGTCATGTCATCACTCCACCGTCACGCTTTTCGCAAGATTGCGGGGCTGGTCGACATCCATGCCCAAAAGGTCCGCGATATGATACGCGAGCAACTGGAGGGGCACCATGGAAAGGATCGGCTGCAGCTCGTAGACCGTTCGAGGCACCGTAATCACCTCCGACGCCCTTGCCGCCATCTCGTGGGCCTCGTCGTCGCTGACGAGCAGGACGCTGCCTTTTCGTGCCAGCACCTCTTCCATGTTGCCACAGGTCTTCTTGCAGGTCCTGTCCGACGGGGAGACACAGACAACCGGCATACCCTCGTCGATGAGCGCGATGGGTCCGTGTTTCATCTCGCCCGCCGCGTGGGCCTCGGCATGTATGTACGAGATCTCCTTGAGTTTGAGGGCTCCCTCGAGCGCCGTCGGAAAGTTGATGCCCCTTCCCAGGAAAAGGAAGTTCCTGAATGACATGTATCTTCCCGCCGCGGCTTCGACGCACCGCGCCGAATCGAGAACGCTCTGCACCTTCCGGGGGACCGTCCGTATCTCCTGAAGACGTTCCCTGACATCCTGGCAATCGAGGGTCCCCAACTTTCTCCCGATATGGAGCATGAGCAGGAACATGACGGCGATCTGCGTGGTGAAAGCCTTCGTTGAGGCGACCCCTATCTCCGGGCCGGCATGGGTGAAGACGACATTGTCGGCCTCCCGGGCCAGTGTGCTTCCGAGAACATTGCATATGGACAAGGTTGACGCGCCCCGCGACCTCGCCTCCCTCATCGCCGCGATCGTGTCAGCCGTCTCGCCCGACTGGGACACGGCAATGAACAGGTCGCCGGGCGACACGATGGGATCCCTGTACCGGAACTCCGAGGCCACATCCGTCTCGACAGGGATCCTCAGGTTCGTTTCTATCATGTGTTTACCGATCATGCAGGCGTGATGGGACGTGCCGCATGCCACCATCCAGATCTTCCGCGATCCGGCGAGGTCCGGTAGCTCCATTCCCTCGAACTCCACCTCGCCCTCTTCCTCTCGCGCCCTCCCGAGAAGGGTGTCCGATATCGCGCGGGGCTGCTCGAAGATCTCCTTCAGCATGAAATGGCGGTATCCGCCCTTTTCCGCCATTGCGGTGGCCCAGCGTACCTGCCGGACCTCCCGGACGACGTCCTCGCCGTCCACGTTGATAAGCCGCATGCTGCGGCCTTTGAATATGGCCATGTCGTTGTCTTCGAGGAAAACGAACCTGTCCGTCCTGTTGATGATGGCCGGAATATCACTGGCGATGAAGTACTCCCCGTCACCTATCCCCACGATGAGGGGGCTTTGATTCTTGGCGGCCACCAGGGTCCTTTCGGACTCCTTCAGGACACCGATCGCCCAGGACCCTTTAAGCTCCTTGAGCGCGAGGCGGACGGAGTCGGTGAAATCCCTGCCCTTCTGCGCGTAGTCGGCAATGAGGTGGGGGATGACCTCCGTATCGGTATCGGACATGAAAACGTGGCCCGCCTTTTTGAGCCGCTCCTTCAGTTCGAGGTAGTTCTCGACGATCCCGTTGTGCACCACCACTACGTCGCCTGCCCTGTGGGGGTGGGCATTTCTCTCGGAAGGCACCCCGTGCGTCGCCCAGCGTGTGTGGGCGAGGCCGATGCTCCCCTTGAGGGCGGCACCGCTCACGATCTTCCTGAGCTCTTCGACCTTTCCCTTTCTTCTCTCGATGTGGATGGCCCCCTCTCCCAGCAGGGCTATCCCGGCGGAATCATACCCCCTGTATTCAAGCCTGCTCAATGCGTCAATGAGTATCTCGCAGGCCTGCCGACCGCCTTCATATCCGACTATCCCGCACATCGCTCCACCACCTCCACGTCCCTCGTCCGGCACTTCCCCTTCATGACGGGGCCGAACCTTCCGGCTCTCCCCGTCCCGCGCCCCGCCCCTGACAGGAGCCGGAAGAATGCCTACAAGTACACTACAACGGGCATGACGTCATGTCTGTCACTTCGGCGATAATAATCGTGTCGTACTTTCTCGGCCTGCCCGTCATCGTTTGTCACGACAAATGCCACACCCGGCGTCAGTCCGCTCTCTTTGCCATTTTGTCCCGGGTCCTGACGCCAAGCAGCTTGCGGGCGCAGTCCGGACAGATGCCATGGGTCACCACGGCGAGCGGCATTTCCTTCGCATTCACCTCGGACCTTTCCCAGGCGCCATCTCTCTTCCGCTCCCTGCCGCACCAGGCACAGAAACAGCGCGTTCGCCTCAAGTCCCTCACCCTTCTCTTGATCGCCATATCATCCCCTCGCCCCCGTCTCTTCGTTCCCCTGGCCGCCCGCGTGCACAGGGCAATGCTTCCGCCCGGGTCTCTACAATTTTAGGGGATAGCCGGTGACGTGTCTGTCACCGAAGGAATGATTCTGATGTCCTGTTTTCGTAGACGGGGAAAGTGAATGTATGATGACAAGAAAGGCGGTTTCAGGTTTCAGGTTTCAGGTTTCAGGTTTCATTAGAAAAACCGTGGAAGAGAACCGGCTGTCAACACAATTACTGACTAGTGCGGCAAAAACTTGTTGGAGCGAATGTTTTTTGTCTTTTTCCTGAAACGTGAAACCTGGGACCTGAAACGGTCTTTCCTGTCTTTAGCCTGGGACCTGGGACCTGAGACCTGGGACCGTCTTTGCCTCTCTCAGTCTCTCCGCGAGGAGCGTGTATCTTCTGTGGGGCGTGTCGTTGCGGACCGCGATGGAAAGGGCCTTCCTCGTCCCGACGAGATAGACCAGCTTTCTGCCCCGCGTGATGGCCGTGTAGAGAAGGTTCCTTTGGAGAAGGAGGTAATGCTGCGTCAGGACAGGCATCACCACGGCGGGATACTCGCTTCCCTGGGATTTGTGGACGGAGATAGCGTAGGCCAGGATGAGCTCATCCAGTTCGCTGAAATCGTAGGACACGACCTTCCCTTCGAAATCGATGCTGAGTTCCTGCACCTCCCTGTCCATGGCGATCACGGTTCCGATATCTCCATTGTACACGTCCTTTTCGTAATTGTTCCGCGTCTGGAGGACCTTGTCGCCCATCTTGAAGAACCTGCCTCCCCGGGAGATCCCGTCAGTGCAGCCGTTCAGCACCTCCTGGAGCCGCGCGTTCATGTTCGACACTCCCACCACTCCGCGGTGCATGGGCGTGAGGACCTGGATGTCCTTCACCGGGTGAAGGCCGAAACGCGAAGGTATCACATCCCGGCAAAGACCGACGACATATTGCAGGACCTCGTCGGGGTCCCCGATATCGACAAAGAAGAAATCACGGCCCTGTCCGGCGTGCTTTTCAAAAAAGGGCATTTCGCCGGCGTTTATGCGATGGGCGTTGACGATGATCATGCTCGTTGTCGATTGCCGGAATATCTCGCTCAGCCGCACACATCCCACGCACCCCGAGGAGATGATGTCCTTGAGGACGCTTCCGGGACCCACGGAGGGAAGCTGGTCCACGTCACCGACGAGAACGAGGGTCGCCTGCGGGGGCACCGCCTTCAGAAGGTGGTACATGAGGGGGATGTCGACCATGGATGCCTCGTCGATGATGATGAGCCCCGCGTCGAGCGGGTTCGATTCGTTGCGCTTGAATCCCCCCTCGGGCGATGAACTCCCGGGACCGTACTCCAGCAGACGGTGTATGGTCCTCGCCTCGGCCCCGGTGGTCTCTGTCATCCTCTTGGCCGCCCTGCCCGTGGGGGCCGCCAGCAGCACCTTCTGTCCCGTCTTGCCGGCGATGGCTATGATGCCCTTTATTATGGTCGTCTTTCCCGTTCCGGGACCTCCCGTTATGACAAGAACCTTTTGCTCCAGGGAAGCCCGGACCGCCTCGAGCTGTCGCGAGGAAAAAGAGATCCCCTGGGTCCCTTCGACCCACTTCAAGGCTTCCTCGACATTGATAAGGCGCATCTGCCTGGGATGGGCGGCAAGCCTGGCAAGGAGTTCGGCAGTTCCCTTCTCCGAAACATGAAGCGGTGCGAGGTATACGGTCCCGTCCCGGTATCTCGCCGCTCCTCCGGAGAGCTGCCCCGGTTCGTCGAGGATCACCTTTCTCTGCGCTGCCAGACTTGAAAGGGCCTGGGGGATCTTCTCCCTGTCGACCTCGAGCACTTCGGCACATCTCTCCACGAGGAGGTCGCGGGGGAAAAAAAGGTGGCCTTCGCTCGCGAGCTGTCCCAGCACGTAGAGGATCCCCGTTTCGATCCTCAGAGGCGCTTCCTTCCCGATGCCCAGCTTCCCGGCTATGCTGTCGGCCGTGAGAAAGCCTATGCCGAATATGTCGACCGCCAACCTGTAGGGATTCTCGCTCACCACCCTGACCGCGTCCCCTCCGTAGAAACGGTAGATCCTGGCGGCATAGGATGGGCTGACACCGTTGCCCTGGAGAAAGACCATGACATTGCGAACCTCTTTCTGTTCCTCCCAGGCCTTCCGTATCATGTCGATGCGTTTCCGCCCGATGCCGGGGACCTCGCGAAGCCTGTCCATATCGGTGTCGATGACATCGAGCGTCGTTTCCCGGAAGCGCGCCACGAGTCTTTTGGCCATGACGGGCCCTATGCCCTTTATCATGCCCGAACCGAGGTACCGTTCTATCCCTTTGACGGTAGCGGGCATGAGGGTCTCATAAGATGTTATCCTGAACTGTTCGCCCCACCGGGGATGGACCTCCCAACCGCCTTTGAGCCGAAGCACCTCTCCGGGAACCACGGAATGGAGAGTACCGACAACGGTGACCTGGGAATTTCTTCCGTCGACCTTCACTTTCGCTATGGTATAATGATTCTCTTCGTTGTAATATGTGATTCGTTCCACCTGGGCCCGTATTTCCGGCTGTGAAGTGCTTTCAGGCATGATTAATAGTATAGGAAATGCGCCGATAATAAAAGTGAAACATGGACCCGGACCGTTCGATCCTCATGCGGCAGGATAAGGACCGGGACAACCATCATACCCCGGAAGGCGGAGAGAGAACCACATGGTGCGTTCCGTGATCAATGCGATACAATACCAGTTCCACAGAATGGCTGCAAATCATAAGGCACTCCTTCTCCACGAAGCCGAAAAGATAACCGGCTTCATGCGCCTGCTCATGAAGCCGAGAAACACCCGGCTGAAGTGGACAAGGGAAGAGAAAAAGCTTCTCAGGATGCATCTCAAGCATCTGTCGTACTACGTCCCCGCCCTGGCAATATTTGTCATGCCCTTTGGCTCCCTGCTCATCCCTCTCCTGGCGGAGATCCTTGACAGGAGGAAGGCCTTCCGCGGGTCCGGCAAGGGTCTCGGGGCTGCGGCCCGGGGAGACAGCGCCACCCTCGAACCCTGAAGCAGGAACCTTCCCGAACCCCCTGAAACCGCTCTTCATTACCCGTTGTCATTTCGCACCGCATAAGGTAATATAAGGGTCAGGGAAGACATGCGATCAGACATACCCTCCGTACACAGCCAGGCAGACAAACAAAAAGATGCCGGTGCATCCTTCCGTGAAGAGACCCCCACCCGCAACACCGCCCCGCCAGTCGAACTTAGACGGGACGACACATGATACGCTTTAATGACATCGTCGACGAGGTCCTGAAGTATAACCCCGACGCCGATGTCGAGTTGCTCCAGAAGGCATACATCTTCTCGGCAAAGGCGCACAAGGGACAGGTGCGCCTGTCAGGAGAACCGTACCTCATACACCCCCTCGAAACGGCGTACACACTGACGAAGATGAACCTCGATATCCCGAGCATCGTCTCGGGCCTCCTCCATGACACCATTGAAGACTCCTACGTGGACAAGAAAGAGATCGAGGAGTACTTCGGCAAGGAGATAGCCGAGCTCGTCGACGGCGTGACAAAGATCAGCAAGATCCCCCTCAAGACGTCGGAGGAGTCCCGCGTCGAGAACTTCCGCAAGATGATCCTGGCCATGAGCAAGGACATACGGGTCATCCTCGTCAAGCTCGCGGACCGCTACCATAACATGCAGACCCTGAACTTCCTGTCGGCGGAGAAACAGATCGAGATCGCCAGGGAAACCTTCGAGATATACGCGCCGCTCGCGCACAGGCTGGGGATAGAGTGGCTCAGGGCCGAGCTGGAGGACGCGGCCTTCAAGTACCTCAAACCAACGGAGTACAGGCTCATCGCCGACAATATCGCTCAGAAAAAGAGGGAACGCGAGGCCTACATCAATGAGGTCATCGGGCTTTTGCGCCAGAAACTCGATGAGTTCCATGTAAACGCCGACATATTCGGGCGGGCGAAGCATCTCTACAGCATCTACCGCAAGATGTCACTGGAGGGGCTCAACATCGACGACATCTACGACATCATTGCCTTCCGGGTGGTCGTCGACACGATCAAGGAGTGCTACGAGGCGCTCGGCATCATCCACGCCGCCTACAAGCCGATACCGGGAAAGTTCAGCGACTATATCGCCCTCCCGAAGGCCAACATGTACCAGTCTCTGCACACCAAGATCATGGGTCCCCACGGCGAGAAGGTCGAGATACAGATAAGGACCAGGGAGATGCACCGCTTGGCGGAGGAAGGGATCGCGGCCCACTGGAAATACAAGGAAGGCAAGGTCTTCAATCCCAAGGAGGACAAGATCTTCGCGTGGCTGCGCCGGATCATCGAGTGGCAGCAGGAACTCAAGGACAACAAGGAGTTCATGGAGATCTTCAAGATCGACCTCTTCCCCGACGAGGTATACGTCTTCACGCCGAACGGCGACGTGAGAGAGCTCCCCAAGGGAGCGACTCCCGTCGATTTCGCCTACGCGATCCATTCGGAGTTGGGTCACCGGTGCGTCGGCGCCAAGGTGAACGGAAAGCTGGTGCCCCTTCGCTACACCTTGAAGAGCGGCGACACCGTGGAGATCATGACGAGCCCCGCTCACAAGCCGAGCAAGGACTGGCTGAGCTTCGTATCGACCTCCAAGGCGA
The genomic region above belongs to Syntrophorhabdus sp. and contains:
- a CDS encoding polysaccharide export protein — protein: MPAFGLVIAAALLLAACAPNSVINPASINQMDQQSRAYPQKEYVIAAGDVLDIKFVGGAEYNETGVTVRPDGRISLALAPEMKVAGLTPGEMAGQLKQRYASELKRPEIVITVRGFSDQKIFVDGEVLLPGVVEIKGPTTVMRAIAQARGLRETARLSNVIVIRKDFEGKPMAANIDLGKVIDGTDLSQDIYLMPYDIVYVPKSNIARVNKFVDEYINRVVPGGFPGFQQFSNPYRYSLGGFTNVYPDSGSSVTVAP
- a CDS encoding sigma-54-dependent Fis family transcriptional regulator: MIRVLIIDGEGPASEMLAGCALHLGYDVSTGHTISECLKKVASNPPDVIFIDAELPDGSPLDILDEIHAAPSSPTVIILADSGTAESAERAIRNGAWDYTRKPASVKEMTACLTRVAQYRREHQSNEGTAEIKRNGIVGNSPTMRAAMDMVKRAADSDLNVLITGETGTGKELFALSIHLNGRRSQDNFVVVDCTALPETLVESILFGHSKGAFTGADKAQDGLIRQAHRGTLFLDEMGELPLPLQKTFLRVLQEHRFRPVGGQKEVESDFRLISATNKNLEQMVAEGKFRGDLLYRLGAMTIHLPPLRQHPEDIRDMAVFYVGKVCRRFGVAPKKFSDEFMKYLTRYDWPGNVRELFHVLEHACAAGFHEETLFPVHLPQELRITIARSLFDDDHRAPVGSGNGDRRSAAQQILSLKRFRQTAYSDLEEMYLRNLLTSSAGSIKEACALSRLSRTRLYGLLKKYNIRH
- the glmS gene encoding glutamine--fructose-6-phosphate transaminase (isomerizing), whose amino-acid sequence is MCGIVGYEGGRQACEILIDALSRLEYRGYDSAGIALLGEGAIHIERRKGKVEELRKIVSGAALKGSIGLAHTRWATHGVPSERNAHPHRAGDVVVVHNGIVENYLELKERLKKAGHVFMSDTDTEVIPHLIADYAQKGRDFTDSVRLALKELKGSWAIGVLKESERTLVAAKNQSPLIVGIGDGEYFIASDIPAIINRTDRFVFLEDNDMAIFKGRSMRLINVDGEDVVREVRQVRWATAMAEKGGYRHFMLKEIFEQPRAISDTLLGRAREEEGEVEFEGMELPDLAGSRKIWMVACGTSHHACMIGKHMIETNLRIPVETDVASEFRYRDPIVSPGDLFIAVSQSGETADTIAAMREARSRGASTLSICNVLGSTLAREADNVVFTHAGPEIGVASTKAFTTQIAVMFLLMLHIGRKLGTLDCQDVRERLQEIRTVPRKVQSVLDSARCVEAAAGRYMSFRNFLFLGRGINFPTALEGALKLKEISYIHAEAHAAGEMKHGPIALIDEGMPVVCVSPSDRTCKKTCGNMEEVLARKGSVLLVSDDEAHEMAARASEVITVPRTVYELQPILSMVPLQLLAYHIADLLGMDVDQPRNLAKSVTVE
- a CDS encoding ATP-dependent RecD-like DNA helicase translates to MPESTSQPEIRAQVERITYYNEENHYTIAKVKVDGRNSQVTVVGTLHSVVPGEVLRLKGGWEVHPRWGEQFRITSYETLMPATVKGIERYLGSGMIKGIGPVMAKRLVARFRETTLDVIDTDMDRLREVPGIGRKRIDMIRKAWEEQKEVRNVMVFLQGNGVSPSYAARIYRFYGGDAVRVVSENPYRLAVDIFGIGFLTADSIAGKLGIGKEAPLRIETGILYVLGQLASEGHLFFPRDLLVERCAEVLEVDREKIPQALSSLAAQRKVILDEPGQLSGGAARYRDGTVYLAPLHVSEKGTAELLARLAAHPRQMRLINVEEALKWVEGTQGISFSSRQLEAVRASLEQKVLVITGGPGTGKTTIIKGIIAIAGKTGQKVLLAAPTGRAAKRMTETTGAEARTIHRLLEYGPGSSSPEGGFKRNESNPLDAGLIIIDEASMVDIPLMYHLLKAVPPQATLVLVGDVDQLPSVGPGSVLKDIISSGCVGCVRLSEIFRQSTTSMIIVNAHRINAGEMPFFEKHAGQGRDFFFVDIGDPDEVLQYVVGLCRDVIPSRFGLHPVKDIQVLTPMHRGVVGVSNMNARLQEVLNGCTDGISRGGRFFKMGDKVLQTRNNYEKDVYNGDIGTVIAMDREVQELSIDFEGKVVSYDFSELDELILAYAISVHKSQGSEYPAVVMPVLTQHYLLLQRNLLYTAITRGRKLVYLVGTRKALSIAVRNDTPHRRYTLLAERLREAKTVPGLRSQVPG
- a CDS encoding bifunctional (p)ppGpp synthetase/guanosine-3',5'-bis(diphosphate) 3'-pyrophosphohydrolase, which encodes MIRFNDIVDEVLKYNPDADVELLQKAYIFSAKAHKGQVRLSGEPYLIHPLETAYTLTKMNLDIPSIVSGLLHDTIEDSYVDKKEIEEYFGKEIAELVDGVTKISKIPLKTSEESRVENFRKMILAMSKDIRVILVKLADRYHNMQTLNFLSAEKQIEIARETFEIYAPLAHRLGIEWLRAELEDAAFKYLKPTEYRLIADNIAQKKREREAYINEVIGLLRQKLDEFHVNADIFGRAKHLYSIYRKMSLEGLNIDDIYDIIAFRVVVDTIKECYEALGIIHAAYKPIPGKFSDYIALPKANMYQSLHTKIMGPHGEKVEIQIRTREMHRLAEEGIAAHWKYKEGKVFNPKEDKIFAWLRRIIEWQQELKDNKEFMEIFKIDLFPDEVYVFTPNGDVRELPKGATPVDFAYAIHSELGHRCVGAKVNGKLVPLRYTLKSGDTVEIMTSPAHKPSKDWLSFVSTSKAKTKIRQWIKTEQREKSIELGRSLLDKELGKHSMSFSRLLKSGDLLPLAKDFSFENVDDLFASVGYGLYTPLQVLNKIIPEEEKPAGKIKTIIHSLKKGRDNAIKIKGIDGLVIRFARCCNPIPGDNIIGFITRGRGLTVHVEDCPNVHTYDEQRKVEVSWQLSKDYTFPVRFKVTGNDRKGLLSDISSVIAANKVNILSASAMTYPDRSAAGIYEVEIEHMSQLQKVMKSIQKIKGVRSVDRMRSIT